One segment of Methanoculleus taiwanensis DNA contains the following:
- a CDS encoding metallophosphoesterase family protein: protein MMDVLLLADLHGQYGKLESFQIYDYDAVIIAGDITNFGPLEPVDSVLSSIEVPCFAVPGNCDPREIIDVLEHSDAVCLHNSWMALGKVTLAGIGGSNKTPFSTPFELSEEEIGTIMTRLVGAMEKNVHNVLLAHAPPYGALDSVGDDHVGSQSIREHMNRFDLICCAHIHEARGVTDIDGVKVVNPGPASEGYGALIHFGSEPKDIRIELITV, encoded by the coding sequence ATGATGGATGTGCTACTCCTAGCAGATCTGCACGGTCAATACGGGAAACTCGAGAGTTTCCAGATTTACGACTACGATGCAGTCATCATAGCAGGCGATATCACCAATTTCGGTCCACTTGAGCCTGTAGATTCAGTGCTTTCCAGCATCGAAGTACCGTGTTTTGCAGTCCCGGGGAACTGTGATCCCCGCGAGATCATCGACGTCCTCGAACACTCCGACGCAGTCTGCCTCCACAACTCGTGGATGGCGCTCGGGAAGGTCACCCTTGCCGGCATCGGGGGTTCGAACAAGACGCCGTTCAGCACACCATTTGAACTGAGCGAAGAAGAGATCGGCACGATTATGACACGTCTCGTCGGAGCGATGGAGAAGAACGTTCACAACGTTCTGCTCGCGCATGCTCCGCCGTACGGGGCGCTCGACAGCGTCGGCGACGACCATGTCGGCAGCCAGAGTATCAGAGAACACATGAACCGTTTCGACCTCATATGCTGCGCGCATATCCATGAGGCGCGGGGGGTCACCGATATCGACGGCGTCAAGGTCGTCAACCCAGGCCCTGCCTCAGAGGGATATGGAGCGCTCATCCACTTCGGATCGGAGCCAAAAGATATTAGAATAGAATTGATCACTGTTTAG
- the cyaB gene encoding class IV adenylate cyclase: MLEVEVKYAVPSLDEVRARLIALGGEMCGSGHERDVYYNAPHRDFGETDEALRVRYTEGSCSVTYKGPKIRLKGTKAREEFNLQVDSGTTVEEILGRVGFVATAEVNKDREFFGIRGATVTLDAVEKLGTFIEIEVLAEEDGENAADLVNILAKELGVEGPPLHTSYLEMILSKQ; this comes from the coding sequence GTGCTTGAAGTGGAAGTGAAGTACGCCGTCCCGAGTCTCGACGAGGTCAGGGCACGGCTCATTGCGCTCGGGGGAGAGATGTGCGGTTCGGGGCATGAACGAGACGTCTATTACAATGCCCCCCACCGTGACTTCGGCGAGACCGACGAGGCTCTCAGAGTCAGGTATACGGAAGGGTCGTGCAGCGTCACGTACAAAGGCCCGAAGATCCGGCTGAAGGGTACGAAGGCACGCGAAGAGTTCAACCTGCAGGTTGATTCAGGTACTACCGTCGAAGAGATACTCGGCCGCGTCGGGTTCGTGGCAACCGCAGAGGTGAATAAAGATCGCGAGTTCTTCGGGATACGGGGTGCTACCGTCACCCTCGATGCCGTCGAGAAACTCGGCACGTTCATCGAGATTGAAGTGCTTGCAGAAGAGGATGGGGAGAACGCTGCGGACCTGGTGAATATTCTTGCAAAAGAACTCGGTGTAGAGGGTCCACCGCTCCACACGTCGTATCTTGAGATGATCCTCTCTAAACAGTGA
- a CDS encoding AAA family ATPase, with translation MEPVIRGLSRSPYAPCPPELFAGREPERVRIMETLSLAREAGQVAMISGKAGSGKSSLLNWATGAALPGGEEHLSVHREFYETTDMVFSVYRDILTAIRQSGPAAAGSDPAIRQASDIVDRYVARIDPVGLLARVGEEIIGVFADVGDVPADRVLSTYPAAIKAFGETMSRNGGVFVLLLDNLEWAPEPDLLLTLELIRQRPPGIALVLACDSGDRLRYPQVLEALRGVRGTEIRLGGLEAPGVGDLARRRFDRAVPDEVSELLAHTIADPLGLMVFFALAGWRGLTLDEKAVRVLLPELRNPAASIYAEAEPLQQGRAKTLAVLNPPFHPAVAACMLTEERMSLSEVETSLPESTLFRSVGRHGYDFAHPLIREYCTSLVPEAERLLLHGRAACCTERFLERLPGRQHALVSLVRHLFSAGEYARALALSHELGRRYYEVGAYDTARILARQAVVSAEKTESSDARAAAEELLHLILRATEGRADGA, from the coding sequence ATGGAACCGGTTATCAGGGGTCTTTCCCGGAGCCCGTACGCGCCGTGCCCGCCGGAACTCTTCGCCGGGCGGGAACCGGAGCGCGTGCGGATTATGGAGACGCTCTCCCTGGCACGGGAGGCGGGTCAGGTGGCGATGATATCGGGAAAGGCAGGATCCGGGAAGAGTTCGCTTTTGAACTGGGCTACGGGAGCGGCCCTGCCGGGAGGCGAAGAGCACCTCTCGGTGCACCGGGAGTTTTACGAGACGACCGATATGGTCTTTTCCGTTTACCGTGATATCCTGACGGCGATCCGGCAGAGCGGCCCTGCCGCCGCAGGCTCCGACCCGGCGATCCGGCAGGCCTCGGATATCGTCGACCGGTACGTTGCACGCATTGATCCGGTCGGTCTGCTTGCACGGGTCGGGGAGGAGATCATCGGTGTCTTTGCGGACGTCGGCGACGTTCCGGCAGACCGGGTGCTCTCTACGTATCCCGCTGCCATCAAGGCCTTCGGGGAGACGATGAGCAGGAACGGCGGTGTGTTTGTCCTCCTGCTGGATAACCTGGAGTGGGCTCCGGAGCCCGACCTCCTCCTCACGCTGGAACTCATCCGGCAGCGTCCGCCGGGCATTGCTCTTGTTCTCGCCTGCGACTCCGGCGACCGTCTCCGCTACCCGCAGGTGCTGGAGGCGCTCAGAGGTGTGAGGGGGACGGAGATCCGCCTCGGTGGCCTTGAAGCGCCCGGGGTCGGTGACCTTGCCCGGCGGCGGTTCGACCGTGCGGTGCCGGACGAAGTCTCCGAGCTCCTTGCACACACGATCGCCGATCCGCTCGGGCTCATGGTCTTCTTCGCCCTGGCCGGGTGGCGGGGTCTGACATTGGACGAGAAGGCCGTCCGGGTCCTCCTCCCGGAGCTACGGAACCCTGCGGCATCCATCTATGCCGAAGCGGAGCCTCTGCAGCAGGGGCGGGCGAAGACTCTCGCGGTTCTCAATCCGCCGTTTCACCCGGCGGTCGCCGCGTGTATGCTCACGGAGGAGCGGATGAGTCTTTCAGAGGTCGAGACCTCGCTTCCGGAGAGCACGCTCTTTCGGAGCGTGGGGAGGCATGGGTACGACTTTGCGCATCCTCTGATCCGGGAGTACTGCACGTCCCTCGTTCCTGAGGCTGAGCGGCTCCTCCTGCACGGCAGGGCGGCGTGTTGCACCGAGCGCTTCCTTGAGCGCCTGCCCGGGCGGCAGCATGCCCTCGTCTCTCTTGTCCGCCATCTCTTCTCGGCCGGCGAGTATGCCCGGGCGCTTGCCCTCTCACACGAGCTCGGGCGGCGATACTACGAGGTCGGTGCGTACGACACCGCCCGTATACTGGCACGGCAGGCGGTAGTCTCGGCAGAAAAGACGGAAAGCAGCGACGCCCGTGCTGCTGCGGAAGAGCTCCTGCACCTGATCCTCCGTGCCACGGAAGGCCGGGCGGATGGTGCGTGA